In Methylacidiphilum infernorum V4, a single window of DNA contains:
- the rnc gene encoding ribonuclease III, translating into MQLEELEKKMGYAFKNPQLLEEALTHPSFFVESIRVNKGDFQRLEFLGDAVLGLAVTEKLFQLFPSFDEGKLTKLRARLVSRKNLCSLASLLEIGKYLRLGKGEEKNQGRTKPSNLANALESVIGALYLDGGWDRAKSFIFELFNPLFMELEKDPMRFVEHENSKGLLQEFLQKKGTELPIYRIVLESGEAHNKWYEVEVSWKNQVLGKGSGKSKKEAELRAAKEAFEKLVSQRVSDSTPGLENSTP; encoded by the coding sequence ATGCAGCTTGAAGAACTAGAAAAAAAAATGGGCTATGCCTTTAAAAATCCGCAGCTGCTTGAAGAAGCGTTGACGCATCCTTCCTTTTTTGTTGAATCCATCAGAGTCAACAAGGGAGATTTTCAGAGGTTAGAATTTCTCGGTGATGCCGTCCTAGGCCTTGCCGTTACCGAGAAACTTTTTCAGCTTTTTCCTTCTTTTGATGAAGGTAAACTGACCAAATTAAGAGCACGACTGGTCAGCCGTAAGAACTTGTGTTCCCTAGCCTCCCTCCTGGAAATCGGGAAGTACTTGCGCTTAGGTAAAGGAGAAGAAAAAAACCAGGGTAGAACCAAACCTTCTAACTTGGCCAATGCATTGGAATCGGTTATCGGGGCATTATATCTAGATGGAGGATGGGATAGAGCTAAAAGCTTTATCTTTGAGCTATTCAATCCCCTATTTATGGAACTGGAAAAAGATCCTATGCGTTTTGTTGAGCATGAAAACTCAAAGGGACTCCTCCAAGAATTTTTACAGAAAAAAGGAACCGAGTTGCCCATCTATCGTATCGTCCTGGAAAGTGGAGAAGCCCACAATAAATGGTATGAAGTAGAGGTTTCATGGAAAAACCAAGTATTGGGTAAAGGATCCGGAAAAAGCAAAAAAGAAGCCGAACTTCGAGCAGCTAAGGAAGCTTTTGAGAAGTTAGTCTCTCAAAGAGTTTCTGATTCGACTCCAGGACTTGAGAATAGTACTCCATGA
- a CDS encoding tyrosine recombinase yields the protein MKPQPSEQSWQKTIEKALAFLAIERSHAINTQLLYRQILEKFLDWVLSHKLSIGSVRSSHIELFLDEERKRGLSDSSIKITIIALRHLFEYLKEQNKIKTNPLDHKELPSIQSRLPQFLTTKEIEKLLQAPFPDTPLGWRDKAILELLYSSGLRVSELISLKLESYYPEHFQIKVLGKGNKERAVPIGKCAKEALDKYIAEGRTKLLAKKTRGEVFLNQRGQPLTRSRIRQLIIHYARLGGIDKKVYPHLLRHTFASHLVENGADLRVIQELLGHANIATTQIYTHVNLKHLKEIHRRCHPRSLPTPAHDCKTSL from the coding sequence GTGAAACCACAACCATCCGAACAGAGTTGGCAAAAGACAATAGAAAAGGCCTTAGCCTTTCTTGCCATAGAAAGAAGCCATGCGATTAATACCCAGCTTCTTTACCGCCAAATTCTTGAAAAATTTCTCGATTGGGTTCTTAGCCACAAGCTTTCTATCGGTTCGGTGCGCAGTAGCCACATTGAGCTTTTCTTGGATGAAGAAAGAAAAAGAGGATTGTCGGATAGTTCGATTAAAATTACGATTATTGCCTTACGCCACCTTTTTGAGTATCTTAAAGAGCAAAATAAAATCAAAACCAATCCCTTGGATCACAAAGAGCTACCCTCTATACAGTCAAGGTTGCCCCAGTTTTTGACTACAAAAGAGATCGAAAAGCTTCTGCAAGCCCCTTTCCCCGATACCCCATTGGGATGGAGGGATAAAGCAATACTAGAGCTTCTTTATAGTTCAGGATTAAGGGTCTCCGAGCTGATATCCTTGAAATTGGAGTCCTACTACCCGGAACACTTTCAGATTAAGGTATTGGGAAAAGGAAACAAAGAAAGAGCGGTTCCGATTGGAAAGTGTGCAAAGGAAGCCCTCGATAAATATATTGCAGAAGGAAGAACAAAGCTCCTGGCAAAGAAAACTCGGGGGGAAGTTTTTCTGAACCAGAGAGGTCAGCCTTTAACTCGATCCCGAATAAGGCAGTTGATCATTCATTATGCACGGCTTGGGGGGATTGATAAAAAAGTCTATCCTCATCTTTTAAGGCACACCTTTGCCAGCCATCTGGTGGAAAATGGAGCCGATTTACGGGTCATCCAAGAGCTTCTTGGCCATGCCAATATTGCAACAACACAGATTTACACCCATGTGAATCTCAAGCATCTCAAAGAAATCCATCGTCGATGTCATCCTCGGTCACTGCCGACACCAGCCCACGATTGCAAAACCTCACTCTAG
- a CDS encoding nucleotidyltransferase family protein translates to MKAIILAAGKGSRMKELTLELPKPMLKVKNKPILEWIIRGLQEKAQVDHFCVVVGYRAEKIMDYFQEGQSLGVKIDYRFQKIQDGTGKAPLLARDLVQDEPFFLSYGDILLEDPLQYGLMARGYKGDGLVGLTQGEDLSKGGAVFIDSLCRITGIIEKPQKPELLKEAFYNAGIYILSPKIFGYMESLPLSPRGEYELTDALRLLSQEGKLFGFILSGRCVDVRDPQTLGMLNG, encoded by the coding sequence ATGAAAGCCATCATTCTTGCCGCGGGCAAAGGCAGTCGAATGAAAGAGTTGACTCTAGAGCTGCCCAAACCCATGCTTAAAGTAAAAAACAAGCCCATCCTGGAATGGATAATAAGGGGGTTGCAAGAAAAAGCCCAGGTAGATCATTTTTGTGTTGTCGTGGGATATAGGGCTGAAAAAATCATGGATTATTTCCAGGAAGGGCAATCCCTTGGAGTAAAAATAGATTACCGTTTTCAAAAGATTCAAGACGGAACAGGAAAAGCTCCCCTCCTTGCCCGAGATTTAGTCCAGGATGAACCTTTCTTTCTGTCTTATGGAGATATTCTCCTGGAAGATCCCCTGCAGTACGGACTAATGGCCCGCGGGTATAAGGGAGATGGGTTGGTGGGACTTACTCAAGGGGAGGATCTATCCAAGGGAGGAGCTGTCTTTATAGATTCCCTTTGCCGCATTACGGGTATTATAGAAAAGCCTCAAAAACCCGAACTCTTGAAAGAAGCTTTTTATAATGCAGGGATATATATCCTGAGTCCCAAGATATTCGGATACATGGAATCTCTGCCTCTTTCTCCACGCGGTGAATATGAACTGACCGATGCCTTGCGGCTACTTTCTCAAGAAGGCAAACTCTTCGGTTTTATACTCTCCGGTCGTTGCGTGGATGTGCGTGATCCTCAAACTTTAGGGATGTTAAACGGCTAA
- the rdgB gene encoding RdgB/HAM1 family non-canonical purine NTP pyrophosphatase, producing MQKILLATSNRHKYLEFSRLLYPLTLEALPEDLKRLLPNETAKSYRDNAKLKGMALSEIYEGFVLADDSGLEVFSLHGEPGIFSSRYAGEGSSAQENIDKLLKNLQSKNITDRRARFVCALVLVKKKKILFETTAFCYGIIADRQKGGGGFGYDPIFIPEGYSLTMAELDEKQKDLVSHRGKACQELKAFFLENRMEGHS from the coding sequence ATGCAAAAAATTCTCTTGGCCACCTCGAATCGGCATAAATACCTTGAATTTTCAAGACTTCTCTACCCTCTTACCCTGGAAGCTTTACCCGAAGATCTAAAAAGACTTTTGCCTAATGAAACTGCAAAGAGTTACAGGGATAATGCAAAGCTGAAAGGGATGGCTTTATCCGAAATTTACGAGGGATTTGTTTTAGCGGATGATTCGGGCTTAGAGGTCTTTTCCCTTCATGGAGAACCCGGTATTTTTTCAAGCCGGTATGCCGGCGAAGGCAGCAGTGCCCAAGAAAACATAGATAAACTGCTCAAAAACCTGCAGAGTAAAAATATTACGGACCGAAGGGCTAGGTTCGTTTGTGCTCTTGTCTTGGTCAAGAAGAAAAAAATTCTTTTTGAAACCACCGCTTTTTGTTATGGCATAATAGCAGATAGACAAAAAGGCGGAGGAGGTTTTGGTTACGACCCCATATTCATTCCCGAAGGTTATTCTTTAACCATGGCCGAACTGGATGAAAAACAAAAAGATCTTGTCAGTCATAGGGGGAAAGCCTGCCAGGAACTGAAAGCCTTTTTTCTAGAAAACCGGATGGAAGGGCATTCATGA
- the tal gene encoding transaldolase, with product MKPTQKLRELRQSLWLDNISREMLEKGILKRYIDEFSISGLTSNPTIFDHAIAHSHFYDKSIVELSSRGLEGEELFFKLAIDDLQRAADLFLPIHEQTSRKDGWVSLEISPLLAYDAEKTLLEAKRLHEAFQRPNLFIKIPGTKEGLPAIEEAIFEGVSINVTLLFTPEHYKGAAEAYMRGLERRLSKGLPLDTVFSVASLFVSRWDKATMNIVPGSLKNKLGIAIAKKTYKIYRDLLDSDRWNLLAHKKANPQLLLWASTGTKDPQASDILYVKNLIAPDTINTMPEETLLAFADHGQIGEILPRDGGDAQYILAQYRQLGIDDQVLGQRLQKEGAEAFINSWKDLLSSLKQKSSLLKSF from the coding sequence ATGAAGCCGACCCAAAAACTCCGCGAATTAAGACAAAGCCTTTGGTTGGATAACATCTCCAGGGAAATGCTTGAAAAGGGGATATTGAAAAGGTATATCGATGAATTTTCCATTTCCGGTTTAACCTCCAACCCGACTATTTTTGATCATGCTATTGCCCACTCCCATTTTTACGATAAGAGCATTGTTGAATTGTCTTCTAGGGGATTAGAAGGTGAAGAACTTTTTTTTAAGCTGGCCATAGACGATCTTCAGAGGGCAGCCGATCTTTTCCTCCCCATTCATGAACAGACTTCCAGGAAAGACGGTTGGGTTTCCTTGGAAATTTCTCCCCTTTTGGCTTATGATGCCGAAAAAACTCTTCTAGAAGCTAAAAGGCTTCATGAGGCTTTCCAAAGACCGAATCTTTTCATCAAGATCCCGGGAACAAAAGAAGGCTTACCTGCCATTGAAGAAGCCATCTTTGAGGGAGTTTCGATCAATGTCACTCTTCTCTTTACCCCCGAACATTATAAAGGGGCAGCTGAAGCCTACATGAGGGGGTTGGAAAGGAGACTCTCCAAGGGACTTCCCTTGGACACGGTCTTTTCTGTGGCTTCCTTGTTTGTGAGCCGTTGGGATAAAGCGACCATGAATATTGTACCGGGTAGCCTGAAGAACAAGCTTGGGATTGCTATAGCCAAGAAGACTTACAAGATCTACAGGGATTTGCTTGATTCAGACAGGTGGAATTTGCTTGCACATAAAAAAGCCAATCCCCAGTTGTTGTTATGGGCGAGCACCGGGACGAAAGATCCCCAAGCTTCCGACATTCTTTATGTTAAGAATCTCATAGCCCCGGATACCATTAACACGATGCCTGAAGAAACCCTTTTGGCATTCGCCGATCATGGTCAAATTGGTGAAATTCTGCCTAGAGATGGAGGCGATGCGCAGTACATTTTAGCTCAATATCGCCAGTTGGGAATCGATGACCAAGTCCTGGGACAAAGGCTTCAAAAAGAAGGGGCGGAAGCTTTCATAAATTCTTGGAAAGATCTTCTCAGCTCCTTGAAACAAAAGTCATCCCTCCTTAAGAGCTTCTAG